The sequence below is a genomic window from bacterium.
ATAAACTATAAACCATAAACTATAAACCATAAACTATAAACTATAAACTATAAACGAGTTTTGCATTTTGCTCTTTGGAGGAAATTGATAAAAATAGAGGTTTTAAATACCCGCTTAAAAACTACAGTTTCCTGGTTTTGCAGAATCCTAAGTTACCAATTATAAGGAGGAAGTTAAAAATGCCAATTCATAAATCTGCTCTTAAACGAGCAAGACAAAATGAAACAAGAAGACAACACAATGTTGCGGTTAAATCAACTCTAAAAACTTATACTAAAAAAGTAATTGAGGCAGTTGAGAAAAAAGATGTCGAATCCGCAAAAAATGCCTTAAATACATCCATTAAAATGTTGGATAAGGCAGTGAGTAAAGGCATTATTCACAAAAATAATGCGGGCAGACGGAAATCAAAATTGACGATTAAAGTTAATAAGCTATCTTCTATGTAAGTGAGGAGGGTGTAAAAATGACGATAGATAATTTGACGCGATTAGAAGAACGGGTAAATAAACTATTGGATGAAATAGAACGCTTAACGAAAGAAAACCAACAACTCCAGGAACGAATAGCCGAGTTTCCTTATGGCGATCTTGAGGCACTTAAATCCGAAAATCTATCATTGAAGGATGAACAAAAACAATTGAAGGAAAGAATAAATAATATACTTACTATGACCGAAAAGGTGTTAAGATAAATCCTTCGATAGGGGGATATTTAAACTGCTATGGAGCAAAATAAGATCGAGGTAGAAATCTTTGGCGCTAGTTATACCATTAAAAGTGATGAAAATCCTACATATACGGCAGAACTGGCTCAATTTGTCGATGAAAAAATGCGAAATATTACCCAAAAAACGGATACTGTCTCCACCGGCAAAATCGCAATATTAGCCGCTCTTCATATCGCTGATGAGCTATTTAAGATAAAAAAAACTATTGATTTTAAACTTGATAGATTAACGCGGAAAATAGATGCTAAATTAAAACAAATCCCAGAAAAATAGTCTCATCTCAGTTTCTTTATTTCCCTTTTACAAATTTTAAAAATAGCATTCCTTGGACTTGAAAAATATTCATATCGGGGATAAATAAGATAGATAGAAGAATAAGAAGGGTATTTTTTTATCATTATTTCTAAATTTCCCTTTTTCTTTTTGCAAGTAATAACCTTAATGTCTTTGCGGAGAAAAGAAACATTCTGGCAATACCAAAAACAAGTCGCATACCCCCAATTAGAGATGACTAAAGAATTATGGGGTAGCCAGCGTAATGCTTGAGAACAAAAGTCATAGGGGGAAAAATACTTGCTCCGGTCAATTTTATATCCACCCAGCCAATATGGTAATTGAAAAGAAAAAAATAAACTAATAATTATAATGGCTTGTGTCCAGAGTTGTTTATGCGGCGAAGTCCTTTTGATTAAAAACCAAATCCCCATGCCAATGAATAATGAAAAGAATAGATAAGTGGGAAGATATAAACTCCAAATATCACCAATGTCATAATTTATACAAAAGATAACCAAAAATAACCACATTAAAGAGATAAGAAGTGTAAAATTTTTATTAAATGATTTAAGGAAACCTATAATTCCGAAACTAAAGGCAAAAGCAGGAAATTGGGTAATGAGTAAGAGAAAATAATGCCACAAATTTTTAGTGACCTCAAAAACTGGGCTACAAAAGAGTAATTTCTTAAAGTGGCTACCAGAGATATAGTTGAAAAAATCCTTGAAAGTAGTAACTTTACTCCAGTTGACTACGATAATATCATCAAATGACCGTATGGGAATGTAAAGATAGATACTCAAACCGAGGAAAAAAGGCAGGATGAATTTACCCAGCTGTCTAACTCGTTCTTTGATAATAAAATAGAAAAAAACAGGTAGAAAAAGGATAATTGTCAGATGATTCCCAAGGCT
It includes:
- the rpsT gene encoding 30S ribosomal protein S20; translated protein: MPIHKSALKRARQNETRRQHNVAVKSTLKTYTKKVIEAVEKKDVESAKNALNTSIKMLDKAVSKGIIHKNNAGRRKSKLTIKVNKLSSM
- the zapB gene encoding cell division protein ZapB, encoding MTIDNLTRLEERVNKLLDEIERLTKENQQLQERIAEFPYGDLEALKSENLSLKDEQKQLKERINNILTMTEKVLR
- a CDS encoding cell division protein ZapA, yielding MEQNKIEVEIFGASYTIKSDENPTYTAELAQFVDEKMRNITQKTDTVSTGKIAILAALHIADELFKIKKTIDFKLDRLTRKIDAKLKQIPEK
- a CDS encoding DUF2723 domain-containing protein, whose protein sequence is MNKWLSLFIFFFTFGVYLRTLTPGVGLDDSGELATCAYLLSIAHAPGYPLYLLLGKLFTFLPFGEIAFRLNLMSALFSALSCSLIFLIIFFITQSRFSGLMSSFCFGFSYTCWTLSTKAEVYTLNIFLLSLLIVIFLIWRQGKKTLLLYLFFFIYGLSLGNHLTIILFLPVFFYFIIKERVRQLGKFILPFFLGLSIYLYIPIRSFDDIIVVNWSKVTTFKDFFNYISGSHFKKLLFCSPVFEVTKNLWHYFLLLITQFPAFAFSFGIIGFLKSFNKNFTLLISLMWLFLVIFCINYDIGDIWSLYLPTYLFFSLFIGMGIWFLIKRTSPHKQLWTQAIIIISLFFSFQLPYWLGGYKIDRSKYFSPYDFCSQALRWLPHNSLVISNWGYATCFWYCQNVSFLRKDIKVITCKKKKGNLEIMIKKYPSYSSIYLIYPRYEYFSSPRNAIFKICKREIKKLR